A genomic region of Kribbella sp. NBC_00382 contains the following coding sequences:
- a CDS encoding saccharopine dehydrogenase family protein: MSRKYDVVIFGATGFTGALTAQYLAKNAPAELKWALAGRNRTKLEAIRSKLGVEVDLLIADVDDAASLREIAEAARIVVTTVGPYVRYGEPLVAACAEVGTDYLDLTGEPEFVDRMYVAYNAKAIETGARIIHCCGFDSIPYDLGVQYTVEQLPKNVPIKVDGMIRAGGKPSGGTLHTVITAFSRGKQNLDAHRARRRAQPRPTNRSVKVVTGKIHRSQGFWAVPLPTVDPQIVANSAALLDEYGPDFRYSHFAAVKQLPVVAGGIAGVGLLAVAAQIPPARNAILNRIKAGEGPTEERRAKSWFKARFIGEGGGKRVVTEVSGGDPGYDETAKMLSECALSLAFDSLPETSGQVTTASAMGPALRRRLVAAGIKFEILSVEDY, from the coding sequence ATGAGTCGCAAGTACGACGTCGTCATCTTCGGCGCGACCGGATTCACCGGAGCGCTCACCGCCCAGTACCTCGCCAAGAACGCCCCGGCGGAGTTGAAGTGGGCCCTGGCCGGCCGCAACCGCACCAAGCTGGAGGCGATCCGCTCCAAGCTCGGCGTCGAGGTCGACCTGCTCATCGCCGATGTCGACGATGCCGCCTCACTCCGGGAGATCGCCGAGGCCGCCCGGATCGTCGTCACCACGGTCGGCCCCTACGTCCGGTACGGCGAACCGCTGGTGGCCGCGTGCGCGGAAGTCGGCACCGACTACCTCGACCTCACCGGCGAGCCCGAGTTCGTCGACCGGATGTACGTCGCCTACAACGCGAAGGCGATCGAGACCGGCGCGCGGATCATCCACTGCTGCGGCTTCGACTCGATCCCGTACGACCTGGGTGTCCAGTACACCGTCGAGCAGCTGCCGAAGAACGTCCCGATCAAGGTCGACGGCATGATCCGGGCCGGCGGCAAGCCATCGGGCGGCACCCTGCACACCGTGATCACCGCCTTCTCGCGCGGCAAGCAGAACCTCGATGCCCACCGCGCCCGACGCCGGGCCCAGCCGCGTCCGACGAATCGATCGGTCAAAGTCGTGACCGGCAAGATCCATCGCAGCCAAGGCTTCTGGGCCGTCCCGTTGCCGACCGTCGACCCGCAGATCGTGGCGAACTCGGCGGCGCTGCTCGACGAGTACGGACCTGACTTCCGGTACTCCCACTTCGCCGCCGTGAAGCAGTTGCCGGTGGTTGCCGGTGGCATCGCCGGCGTCGGTCTGCTCGCTGTCGCCGCGCAGATCCCACCGGCCCGCAACGCCATCCTCAACAGGATCAAGGCCGGCGAAGGACCCACCGAGGAACGCCGCGCCAAGTCGTGGTTCAAGGCCCGTTTCATCGGTGAGGGCGGCGGCAAACGTGTCGTCACCGAGGTGTCCGGCGGGGATCCCGGCTATGACGAGACCGCCAAGATGCTGAGCGAGTGCGCGCTCTCGCTGGCCTTCGACTCGCTCCCGGAGACCTCCGGCCAGGTGACCACAGCCTCGGCGATGGGACCGGCGCTCCGCCGGCGATTGGTTGCTGCAGGCATCAAGTTCGAGATCCTGAGCGTCGAGGACTACTGA
- a CDS encoding DNA polymerase IV encodes MRTDPSVLHVDLDAFFAAVEQRDKPSLRGKPVVVGGIGLRGVVSTASYEARKYGVRSAMSTAEARSRCPHAAYLGPRFEVYRVVSQAVMAQMRALSPLVEPLSLDEAFVDLAAAGLSNLTVEDVEAIANDLKAAIKEASGGLTASVGAGTSKLIAKIASDLDKPDGVVVVPAGTEAEFLAPMQVTVIPGVGPATAQRLSMAGVRTVGDLQQLNEDELVRQVGSAHGSSLHRLATASDDRPVVSDRETKSISVEDTFETDIIDRSLLAAIGDRMAHRVSERLQKAQLSGRTVTVKTRMHDFTTHTRSSTLAGPTDDPRVIARMAKRLLEDSDISGGIRLLGVGVSSLADWIQDDLFTESEHAEEVPVEVVELPERPRDRLVGYYPGQDVVHTQHGEGWVWGSGRGLVTVRFETALTPAGPVRTFAVTDPELTKRALSGVEDDKPAETGQDGLND; translated from the coding sequence GTGCGTACCGACCCGTCCGTCCTGCACGTCGACCTGGATGCGTTCTTCGCAGCGGTCGAGCAGCGGGACAAGCCCTCCCTGCGCGGCAAGCCCGTCGTCGTGGGCGGCATCGGCCTGCGCGGAGTCGTCTCGACGGCGTCGTACGAGGCGCGTAAGTACGGCGTACGGTCGGCGATGTCGACCGCCGAGGCGCGCTCACGCTGCCCGCACGCGGCGTACCTGGGGCCACGGTTCGAGGTCTACCGGGTGGTCAGTCAGGCCGTGATGGCCCAGATGCGCGCATTGTCACCGCTGGTCGAGCCGCTGTCGCTGGACGAGGCGTTCGTGGACCTGGCGGCGGCCGGGTTGAGCAACCTGACGGTCGAGGACGTCGAGGCGATCGCGAACGACCTGAAGGCGGCGATCAAGGAGGCCAGCGGTGGCCTGACCGCGTCGGTCGGGGCCGGCACGTCGAAGCTGATCGCCAAGATCGCGAGTGATCTCGACAAGCCCGACGGAGTGGTCGTCGTACCGGCCGGCACCGAGGCCGAGTTCCTCGCGCCGATGCAGGTGACGGTGATCCCCGGTGTCGGACCGGCGACCGCGCAACGGCTGAGCATGGCCGGGGTCCGGACGGTCGGCGATCTGCAGCAGCTGAACGAGGACGAGCTGGTCCGGCAGGTCGGCTCGGCGCACGGGTCGAGCCTGCATCGGCTCGCGACCGCGTCGGACGACCGGCCGGTGGTGAGCGATCGGGAGACCAAGTCGATCAGCGTCGAGGACACCTTCGAGACCGACATCATCGACCGGTCGTTGCTGGCGGCCATCGGCGACCGGATGGCCCATCGGGTCTCGGAGCGGCTGCAGAAGGCGCAGCTGTCCGGCCGGACGGTCACGGTGAAGACGCGGATGCACGACTTCACGACGCACACCCGCTCGTCGACGCTCGCGGGGCCGACCGACGATCCGCGGGTGATCGCCCGGATGGCCAAGCGGTTGCTGGAGGACAGCGACATCTCCGGCGGGATCCGGTTGCTCGGCGTCGGGGTGTCCTCGCTCGCGGACTGGATCCAGGACGACCTGTTCACGGAGAGCGAGCACGCGGAGGAGGTACCGGTCGAGGTGGTCGAATTGCCCGAGCGGCCGAGGGACCGGCTCGTCGGGTACTACCCGGGTCAGGATGTCGTGCACACGCAGCACGGCGAGGGCTGGGTCTGGGGTTCCGGGCGGGGTCTGGTGACAGTGCGGTTCGAGACCGCGCTGACGCCGGCCGGGCCGGTCCGGACCTTCGCGGTGACCGATCCGGAGCTCACGAAACGCGCCCTTTCAGGCGTCGAAGACGACAAACCGGCCGAAACCGGCCAAGATGGGCTGAATGACTGA
- a CDS encoding MFS transporter, whose product MGRRRYPLLEHPGYVRFWTADAVSMAGSAFTALAVPIIAKLTLQVSTTELGILRAAAWLPYPLFGLLVGVYVDRHRRRPLLIGSDFARAVVLGILPLAAALDALTYPLLVCVTLAFGSLSIVYDAAHQSFPPVLVPKPLLTAAYARLEQSAAVAQSAGTPLAGVVIGIIGAPLAILLDAISYLTSAILLSTVRTLEPEVALGKDQPRHLRREIREGLNWVYRNPAFGPVTLTSHLWFIAQGLLTTVYLAYVLGFEHGAIVLGITLGCTGLGSVLGAGASGWYGRRFGVGPGIIACRWLSPIAYLTVPLAGDSIGGIALLCAGQLLFGISLGLDGPIEMAYRQSITPSGLLGRMNATTRSLNRAMIVVGAPLGGILADGYGIKFALWVGVALMVVQAIWLQLSSFRHARLPD is encoded by the coding sequence ATGGGCCGCCGCCGTTATCCGCTGCTGGAGCATCCCGGGTACGTGCGCTTCTGGACCGCGGACGCAGTGTCCATGGCGGGCTCGGCGTTCACGGCGCTGGCCGTGCCGATCATCGCGAAGCTCACGCTGCAGGTCAGTACCACCGAGCTAGGAATTCTCCGCGCCGCGGCCTGGCTGCCGTACCCGCTCTTCGGGCTGCTCGTCGGGGTATACGTCGACCGGCATCGCCGCCGGCCGTTACTGATCGGGTCTGACTTCGCCCGGGCCGTTGTGCTCGGCATCCTTCCGCTCGCGGCCGCCCTCGATGCGCTGACCTATCCCCTGCTCGTCTGCGTCACGTTGGCGTTCGGCTCGCTGTCGATCGTGTACGACGCGGCGCACCAGTCGTTCCCGCCCGTACTGGTTCCGAAGCCACTGCTGACTGCGGCCTACGCCCGGCTGGAGCAGAGCGCCGCCGTCGCCCAAAGCGCCGGTACGCCGTTGGCCGGTGTGGTGATCGGCATCATCGGCGCGCCGCTCGCGATCCTGCTGGACGCGATCTCGTACCTCACCTCGGCCATCCTGCTCAGCACCGTCCGGACCCTCGAGCCCGAAGTTGCCCTAGGCAAGGATCAGCCACGCCATCTGCGCCGGGAGATCCGCGAGGGACTGAACTGGGTCTATCGCAATCCTGCCTTCGGCCCGGTCACTCTGACGTCGCACCTGTGGTTCATCGCACAGGGTCTGCTCACCACGGTCTACCTGGCCTACGTCCTCGGATTCGAGCACGGTGCCATCGTGCTCGGCATCACCTTGGGCTGCACCGGGCTGGGCTCGGTGCTCGGAGCGGGCGCCTCAGGCTGGTACGGGCGTCGTTTCGGCGTCGGGCCGGGCATCATCGCGTGCCGGTGGCTCAGCCCGATCGCCTACCTCACGGTCCCGCTGGCCGGTGACTCGATCGGCGGAATCGCGCTGTTGTGCGCCGGGCAGTTGCTGTTCGGCATCTCGCTCGGGCTCGACGGACCGATCGAGATGGCCTATCGCCAGTCGATCACGCCGTCCGGGCTGCTCGGCCGGATGAACGCGACCACGCGGTCACTGAACCGGGCGATGATCGTGGTCGGCGCGCCGCTCGGCGGCATCCTGGCCGACGGCTACGGCATCAAGTTCGCCCTGTGGGTCGGCGTCGCGCTGATGGTCGTCCAGGCGATCTGGCTACAACTCAGCAGCTTCCGCCACGCCCGCCTTCCAGACTGA
- a CDS encoding MBL fold metallo-hydrolase, which yields MRSLTVLGSCGAWPEPGRACAGFLLEYDGFKLVLDLGYAALPQLLKYCPDGGVDAVIVTHQHPDHCVDVSALARVRYYVTPDAPPIPLYSPPGVLDVFRALEPRPDPATVFDVHDLADTTVGPFRLETALLPHYVTNLGVRLSTPELTVAYTGDSGPGPEAAALAAGADLFICDATLQGPSPDTTPRYVMTATEAATAAAGASKLLLTHFWPGSDRSISLAEATQAFDGEVIAAEEGLVVSLEGGRGGSC from the coding sequence ATGAGGTCACTGACGGTCCTCGGTTCCTGCGGCGCGTGGCCCGAGCCGGGTCGCGCGTGCGCGGGTTTCCTGCTCGAGTACGACGGCTTCAAGCTCGTACTCGACCTCGGCTACGCCGCGTTGCCGCAGTTGCTCAAGTACTGCCCTGATGGCGGCGTCGACGCGGTGATCGTCACCCACCAGCACCCGGACCACTGCGTCGACGTCAGCGCCCTCGCCCGCGTCCGGTACTACGTGACGCCCGACGCCCCGCCGATCCCGCTCTACTCTCCGCCCGGCGTCCTCGACGTCTTTAGAGCACTCGAACCACGCCCCGACCCTGCCACCGTCTTCGACGTCCACGACCTGGCCGACACCACCGTCGGCCCGTTCCGCCTGGAAACCGCTCTCCTACCGCACTATGTGACCAATCTCGGCGTCCGACTGAGCACCCCCGAGCTGACAGTCGCGTACACCGGCGACAGCGGCCCTGGCCCAGAAGCCGCCGCATTGGCCGCCGGCGCCGACCTCTTCATCTGCGACGCGACCCTGCAAGGGCCATCGCCGGACACGACTCCTCGCTACGTGATGACTGCGACCGAGGCAGCCACGGCAGCAGCCGGTGCGAGCAAGCTGCTGCTGACGCATTTCTGGCCAGGCTCCGACCGGTCCATCTCGCTGGCCGAGGCCACGCAGGCTTTCGACGGTGAGGTCATCGCCGCCGAAGAGGGACTCGTTGTCAGTCTGGAAGGCGGGCGTGGCGGAAGCTGCTGA
- a CDS encoding tetratricopeptide repeat protein, producing MTDVRGGVYPFCRACTASSTAWRAPDAATRLSGMGSRFYGHRDVCPDCGSSVRTLYSTFLLIPVAFRGRFRIIKTGGRSFVGRRLLEGPAAVPPPSPSLSAEPPPSEFKNHPELVDATYHEAEARWAATDSAGALPLYEASLTACEKVLEADDPATLQVRLRVAQALLATGDYGLAIGWFELITPQLWRVFGSDHDLTRIAIEGVTGARLMVGGPREEAKLLTGLLDRDEKTLGRQHPQVLRTRAALGEANTYVNQPGTAVEVLETTVADSTEGLGAGHPDTEVFRELLSRACDAADRGSKRDRELAAAARRRWLSAPKAD from the coding sequence ATGACTGACGTCCGCGGCGGGGTGTACCCGTTCTGCCGAGCCTGCACCGCGTCGTCGACAGCCTGGCGAGCGCCGGATGCTGCGACCCGGCTCAGCGGCATGGGCAGCCGCTTCTACGGCCATCGAGACGTCTGCCCGGACTGCGGTTCGTCGGTGCGCACGCTCTACTCGACCTTCCTGCTGATCCCGGTCGCGTTCCGGGGCCGGTTCCGGATCATCAAGACCGGCGGCCGCAGCTTCGTCGGCCGCCGGCTGCTCGAGGGCCCCGCCGCCGTGCCGCCTCCGTCTCCGTCGTTGTCGGCGGAGCCGCCGCCGTCGGAGTTCAAGAACCATCCTGAGCTGGTCGATGCCACGTACCACGAGGCCGAGGCCCGGTGGGCAGCAACGGATTCCGCCGGCGCTCTCCCGCTGTACGAGGCGTCGCTCACCGCTTGCGAGAAGGTCCTGGAGGCCGACGATCCCGCCACCCTTCAGGTCCGGCTACGAGTAGCGCAGGCGCTGCTGGCAACCGGCGACTACGGGCTGGCCATCGGCTGGTTCGAGCTCATCACGCCTCAGCTGTGGCGGGTGTTCGGATCCGATCACGACCTCACCCGGATCGCCATCGAAGGCGTGACCGGAGCCCGGCTGATGGTCGGTGGGCCGCGGGAAGAGGCGAAGCTGCTGACCGGTCTGCTCGACCGGGACGAGAAAACCCTTGGCCGGCAACACCCCCAGGTCCTGCGAACCCGGGCCGCGCTCGGCGAAGCCAACACCTATGTCAATCAGCCGGGCACCGCGGTCGAGGTGCTGGAGACGACCGTTGCCGACAGCACCGAAGGGCTTGGTGCCGGCCACCCTGACACGGAGGTCTTTCGGGAGCTGCTGTCGAGGGCCTGTGACGCTGCCGATCGGGGCAGCAAACGGGATCGCGAGCTGGCTGCGGCCGCGCGGCGGCGGTGGCTGTCAGCCCCGAAGGCGGACTGA
- a CDS encoding MarR family winged helix-turn-helix transcriptional regulator, which yields MTEASGGPPAGAAMSPALLLMMLGRQLREQAEIELREQGLSMRHFSALGHLAHQPGLSYSELARRDGITAQSMQSTLRQLQDVGAVELLTEPGRGRTADLQVTEAGQALLEKGRAVLRAADQHLLDALGNESTGHLADLVLQALVGLKK from the coding sequence GTGACAGAAGCATCAGGGGGACCACCGGCCGGCGCCGCGATGAGCCCAGCGTTGCTGCTGATGATGCTCGGTCGTCAGCTCCGCGAGCAGGCAGAGATCGAGCTCCGCGAGCAGGGCCTGTCGATGCGCCACTTCTCCGCGCTCGGCCACCTCGCCCACCAGCCCGGCCTCTCCTACAGCGAGCTGGCCCGTCGCGACGGCATCACCGCTCAGAGCATGCAGTCCACCCTTCGCCAGCTCCAGGACGTGGGCGCCGTCGAACTCCTCACCGAGCCGGGCCGCGGCCGGACAGCGGACCTCCAGGTCACCGAGGCCGGCCAGGCGCTGCTGGAGAAAGGCCGGGCCGTACTCCGAGCCGCCGACCAACACCTACTCGATGCCCTCGGCAACGAAAGTACCGGGCACCTGGCCGACCTGGTTCTGCAGGCGTTGGTCGGTCTCAAGAAGTAG
- a CDS encoding alpha/beta fold hydrolase yields the protein MRYVTSADGTRLAVYEYGEPTAPALIAVHGYPDNAKLWEPVATRLAEHFRVITYDVRGAGESDQPRQRAAYRLERLEEDFTAVIDAVSPGQPVQLLAHDWGSIQSWHFVTSERMQGRIVSFVSISGPSLDHVGYFMRGRWRSREGLRQLLHSWYVFYFQLPWLPERGWRKGWAHRVFGQLQASAGGKAPGEGERSLGDYVNGLNLYRANVLQRLWRPRERRTGVPVLAVSPDGDAFVTTPMQTDVARWAPNLSVQVVRGGHWLPRNDPGLVARLTLEHTRRVAGWRA from the coding sequence ATGCGGTACGTGACAAGCGCCGACGGCACCCGGCTCGCCGTCTACGAGTACGGCGAGCCGACCGCTCCCGCGCTGATCGCAGTCCACGGGTACCCGGACAACGCGAAGCTCTGGGAGCCGGTCGCCACCAGGCTGGCCGAGCACTTTCGGGTCATCACCTACGACGTCCGCGGCGCGGGGGAATCGGACCAACCGCGGCAGCGGGCGGCGTACCGGCTGGAGCGGCTCGAGGAGGACTTCACCGCAGTGATCGACGCGGTGTCGCCTGGGCAACCGGTGCAGTTGCTTGCGCACGACTGGGGATCGATCCAGTCGTGGCACTTCGTGACGAGCGAGCGGATGCAGGGACGGATCGTCTCGTTCGTGTCGATCTCCGGACCGTCGCTGGATCATGTGGGCTACTTCATGCGGGGTCGCTGGCGGTCTCGCGAGGGGCTGAGGCAGCTCCTGCATTCCTGGTACGTCTTCTACTTCCAGCTCCCGTGGCTACCGGAGCGCGGCTGGCGGAAGGGCTGGGCGCATCGCGTGTTCGGACAGTTGCAGGCCAGCGCGGGCGGGAAGGCTCCTGGCGAGGGGGAGCGCTCTCTGGGGGACTACGTCAACGGGCTGAACCTGTACCGGGCGAACGTGCTCCAGCGGCTGTGGCGTCCGCGGGAGCGGCGTACCGGCGTACCGGTGCTAGCTGTGTCACCGGACGGGGATGCGTTCGTGACGACGCCGATGCAGACCGACGTGGCGCGGTGGGCCCCGAACCTGAGCGTGCAAGTGGTCAGGGGCGGCCACTGGTTGCCCCGGAATGATCCCGGACTGGTGGCCCGTTTGACCCTTGAGCACACCCGCCGGGTGGCAGGCTGGAGGGCATGA
- a CDS encoding hemerythrin domain-containing protein: protein MPKILQQTGGDVVEVILADHRWFEEALRELRDVQADRAAVLADLATVLIAHAEAEESKVYPSLRKKHAIDAEEVEHSEHEHDEGNEALLALMEVEDTSSEEFSDKTHELSEALSHHLDEEERDVLNPAKTDISADDRAKLGEVFAEERARLIESGCGSIENVRTVVGKSKN from the coding sequence ATGCCGAAGATCCTGCAGCAGACCGGTGGCGATGTGGTCGAGGTCATCCTCGCCGACCATCGCTGGTTCGAGGAGGCCTTGCGCGAACTGCGCGACGTACAGGCCGATCGTGCGGCGGTGCTGGCGGATCTGGCGACCGTGCTGATCGCGCACGCCGAGGCGGAGGAGTCGAAGGTCTATCCGTCGTTGCGCAAGAAGCACGCGATCGATGCCGAAGAGGTCGAGCACTCCGAGCACGAGCACGACGAGGGCAACGAAGCGCTGCTCGCGTTGATGGAGGTCGAGGACACCTCTAGCGAGGAGTTCAGCGACAAGACGCATGAGCTCTCCGAAGCGTTGTCTCACCACCTCGACGAGGAGGAGCGCGACGTCCTCAACCCGGCCAAGACCGACATCTCGGCGGACGACCGGGCCAAGCTCGGCGAGGTGTTCGCCGAGGAGCGAGCCCGGCTGATCGAGAGCGGCTGCGGCTCGATCGAGAACGTCCGCACAGTGGTCGGGAAGTCCAAGAACTAG
- a CDS encoding YccF domain-containing protein: MRTLLNLIWLVLAGFWLAVGYVVAGLICCILIVTIPFGIASFRIAGYALWPFGRTVVDKRSAGAGSVLGNVIWVIVAGWWLALGHLASGIALCVTIIGIPLGLANFKLIPISLLPLGKEIVPSDQPFATR, translated from the coding sequence ATGAGAACGCTTCTGAACCTGATCTGGCTGGTGCTGGCCGGCTTCTGGCTGGCCGTCGGCTACGTCGTCGCCGGGCTGATCTGCTGCATCCTGATCGTCACCATCCCGTTCGGCATCGCGTCCTTCCGGATCGCCGGTTACGCCCTCTGGCCGTTCGGCCGCACCGTCGTGGACAAGCGCAGTGCGGGCGCCGGCTCGGTGCTCGGCAATGTCATCTGGGTGATCGTGGCCGGCTGGTGGCTGGCGCTGGGTCACCTGGCCAGCGGCATCGCGCTGTGCGTGACGATCATCGGCATCCCGCTCGGCCTGGCCAACTTCAAGCTGATCCCGATCTCGCTGCTCCCACTCGGCAAGGAGATCGTCCCCTCGGACCAGCCCTTCGCCACTCGATGA
- a CDS encoding DUF2269 family protein — protein MNKFLLSVHVLAAIIFVGPVTVAASMFPPIARRELAAEQPQTAVLGVLHRISNIYAIGGIAVPVFGIAVGAGLGVLGEVWLIISMALTAVAAGVLVVAVLPVQAEVIAAADRDHEARTALLPRARRLSMTTGIFGLLWATVTVLMIVRPGSTTGV, from the coding sequence ATGAACAAGTTCCTGCTCAGCGTGCACGTGCTCGCCGCCATCATCTTCGTCGGCCCGGTGACGGTCGCCGCCAGCATGTTCCCGCCGATCGCCCGCCGCGAACTGGCCGCCGAGCAGCCGCAGACCGCAGTACTGGGGGTGCTGCACCGGATCAGCAACATCTATGCGATCGGCGGGATCGCGGTGCCCGTCTTCGGGATCGCAGTCGGTGCCGGGCTCGGCGTACTGGGTGAGGTGTGGCTGATCATCTCGATGGCGTTGACCGCGGTGGCGGCCGGAGTGCTCGTGGTCGCAGTACTTCCGGTGCAGGCCGAGGTCATTGCCGCAGCGGATCGGGATCACGAGGCGCGGACCGCTCTGCTCCCCCGCGCGAGAAGGCTGTCGATGACGACGGGGATCTTCGGATTGCTATGGGCGACCGTCACCGTGCTGATGATCGTCCGGCCCGGCTCGACGACCGGGGTGTGA
- the ddaH gene encoding dimethylargininase: protein MVTVRALVRRPSPRLAEGLLTHLERVPVDLDLAQRQWQQYVDALEAAGWSTVEVPPVDDCPDGVFVEDTMVVFDNLAVIARAGADERRPEAAEAERAVAAQGYRIAHVTEPGTFDGGDILKVGSTVYVGLGGRTNQSAIDQLREHLEPLGAEVVAVPVEKVLHLKSAVTALPDGTVIGYESLTDNPAAFPKFLAVPEEGGAHVVLLGEDRLLMAASAPKTADLFRERGYTPVVVDISEFEKLEGCVTCLSVRLRG from the coding sequence ATGGTCACCGTCCGTGCACTCGTCCGCCGCCCGAGCCCACGCCTCGCCGAGGGCCTGCTCACCCACCTCGAACGCGTCCCCGTCGACCTCGATCTCGCGCAACGCCAATGGCAGCAGTACGTCGATGCGCTGGAGGCCGCCGGCTGGAGCACCGTCGAGGTGCCACCGGTCGATGACTGCCCCGACGGTGTCTTCGTCGAGGACACGATGGTTGTCTTCGACAACCTCGCCGTGATCGCCCGGGCCGGAGCCGACGAGCGTCGTCCCGAAGCAGCCGAGGCCGAGCGTGCCGTCGCCGCGCAGGGCTACCGGATTGCGCACGTCACCGAGCCCGGCACCTTCGACGGCGGCGACATCCTCAAGGTGGGCTCGACGGTGTATGTCGGCCTGGGCGGCCGCACCAACCAGTCGGCGATCGACCAGTTGCGCGAGCACCTCGAGCCACTTGGCGCGGAGGTTGTCGCCGTACCGGTCGAGAAAGTCCTGCACCTGAAGTCGGCGGTGACTGCGCTGCCCGACGGCACCGTGATCGGCTACGAATCGCTCACGGACAATCCGGCTGCCTTTCCGAAGTTCCTCGCCGTACCAGAGGAAGGCGGCGCGCATGTCGTCCTGCTGGGGGAGGACCGGCTCCTGATGGCGGCGTCCGCCCCCAAGACCGCTGACCTGTTCCGCGAACGCGGCTACACGCCCGTCGTCGTCGACATCAGCGAATTCGAGAAACTCGAAGGCTGCGTGACCTGTCTGTCAGTCCGCCTTCGGGGCTGA
- a CDS encoding TetR/AcrR family transcriptional regulator yields the protein MSQTSSARLQPAERRTQILDAARRVLEADPHRELSVELVAAEAGVSPALLFHYFGSKKKFQYAVIEAAAAEVMLRTAPDLSLPPAEQLRSGIRAFVRAVLEAPQLYRATLLMSAAGDPAVRALHSELRQVFSQWVINAVAQRGITVTPSVELACHGWQGYVEQTLLRWIDNPTVSPDELEHLCERSLDAILGTATS from the coding sequence GTGAGCCAGACCTCGTCCGCCAGATTGCAGCCCGCGGAGCGCCGGACCCAGATCCTCGACGCCGCCCGCCGGGTCCTCGAGGCGGACCCGCACCGCGAGCTGAGCGTCGAGCTCGTCGCCGCCGAGGCGGGCGTCTCGCCTGCGCTGCTGTTTCACTACTTCGGCTCGAAGAAGAAGTTCCAGTACGCCGTGATCGAAGCGGCCGCCGCCGAGGTGATGTTGCGGACGGCTCCCGACCTCTCGCTCCCCCCGGCCGAGCAGCTCCGTAGCGGCATCCGGGCTTTCGTCCGGGCCGTACTCGAGGCGCCTCAGCTCTACCGCGCGACCCTATTGATGTCAGCAGCCGGCGACCCCGCAGTACGGGCCTTGCATTCGGAGCTCCGGCAGGTCTTCAGCCAATGGGTGATCAACGCCGTCGCTCAGCGCGGAATCACCGTCACCCCATCGGTCGAGCTCGCATGCCACGGCTGGCAGGGCTACGTCGAGCAGACTCTCCTGAGGTGGATCGACAACCCCACGGTCTCGCCCGACGAACTGGAGCACCTCTGCGAACGCTCCCTCGACGCCATCCTCGGCACTGCTACTTCTTGA
- a CDS encoding exodeoxyribonuclease III produces the protein MLKVATVNVNGIRAAYRRGMAGWLEETDPDLLLLQEVRATDEVLRDHLGADWQIAHAEPALEGHKGRAGVAVASRRPIKQENAEIGPERFSGSGRWVEADVVLDDGSTLTAISTYVFTGEFETPPRQAEKYAFLDAFAERLSALRADGRHVLVCGDLNIAHREVDLKAWKANRKKSGFLPEERAWLDRLFEADWVDLGRRFGGDGPGPYSWWSWRGKAFDNDAGWRIDYQIASPELAAAATSCVIHRAPTYAERWSDHAPVVASYQI, from the coding sequence GTGCTGAAGGTTGCGACGGTGAACGTGAACGGGATCAGGGCGGCGTACCGGCGAGGGATGGCCGGGTGGCTCGAGGAGACCGATCCGGATCTGTTGCTGCTGCAGGAAGTACGGGCGACTGATGAAGTACTGCGTGATCATCTGGGCGCGGACTGGCAGATTGCCCATGCCGAGCCGGCGTTGGAAGGGCACAAGGGGCGGGCGGGGGTCGCCGTCGCGAGCCGGCGGCCGATCAAGCAGGAGAACGCGGAGATCGGGCCCGAGCGGTTCAGCGGGAGTGGGCGCTGGGTCGAGGCTGATGTGGTCCTCGACGACGGTTCGACGTTGACCGCCATCAGCACCTACGTGTTCACCGGCGAGTTCGAGACGCCGCCGCGGCAGGCGGAGAAGTACGCCTTCCTCGACGCCTTCGCCGAGCGGTTGTCGGCACTGCGCGCCGACGGGCGGCACGTACTCGTCTGTGGTGACCTCAACATCGCCCACCGCGAGGTCGACCTGAAGGCGTGGAAGGCGAACCGGAAGAAGAGCGGCTTCCTGCCCGAGGAGCGGGCCTGGCTGGATCGTTTGTTCGAGGCCGACTGGGTCGACCTCGGCCGGCGGTTCGGCGGCGACGGACCGGGACCCTATTCCTGGTGGTCGTGGCGCGGAAAGGCCTTCGACAACGACGCCGGCTGGCGGATCGACTACCAGATCGCCTCCCCCGAACTGGCAGCCGCCGCGACGT